A genomic region of Oncorhynchus mykiss isolate Arlee chromosome 2, USDA_OmykA_1.1, whole genome shotgun sequence contains the following coding sequences:
- the tapbpl gene encoding TAP binding protein like precursor (The RefSeq protein has 3 substitutions compared to this genomic sequence), protein MLEILLFGYLITCVSGQGGADVVLSCSLVEEGSGMGGMGGGALFSRTPATLVLRDLAVTPDLSPDTLTPFNPPAVPDPDNIILEAKVESPEIPEADLLLHADCNEQEVTCEISRYFPRNAKEGSTEPAYFIGSLQIEGGGLSLTLVLQTLPLDQSDRPALMQSKLELPLSQSGTLLTEVVFLVFSRSESHSAPLGGMALLDCGFRQQAPPPGRELGLEWRLQHRGSGRKVLEIRAGQTETEEGPAVHVEREGSSVDAALLVGQGNASLTLARLKVSDEGTYICTVSTGLYQAQQVIQLHVTQPPHVSLSEEKLVFRDELPQKLSCHCKNYYPLDVQMEWFSVSSTDSEPSVLSDQVSLSSHRQHSDRTMSISSHLTLHPSTFPPGTTVTCRVTHPALDTPISLSLTVETPEPDSYWMVLGFLVITILFFYQVMK, encoded by the exons ATGCTTGAAATCCTGCTTTTTGGATATTTGATTACATGCGTTTCTG gCCAGGGAGGAGCAGACGTGGTGCTGTCATGTtctctggtggaggagggtagtGGGATGGGGGGAATGGGAGGTGGGGCTCTCTTCAGCCGCACCCCAGCAACACTTGTcctcagagacctggccgtgacCCCTGATCTTTCACCTGATACTCTGACCCCCTTCAACCCTCCTGCTGTCCCCGATCCTGACAACATCATCTTGGAGGCTAAAG TTGAGTCTCCTGAGATCCCAGAGGCAGACCTGCTGCTCCACGCTGACTGTAACGAGCAGGAAGTGACATGTGAGATCAGCCGCTACTTCCCTCGTAATGCCAAGGAGGGCTCCACAGAACCAGCCTATTTCATTGGCTCCTTGCAGATAGAGGGGGGTGGGCTCAGCCTCACATTGGTCCTGCAGACACTGCCACTGGACCAATCAGATCGTCCAGCTCTCATGCAGAGCAAACTGGAACTCCCCCTCAGCCAATCAGGAACTTTGCTGACTGAGG TGGTGTTCCTGGTGTTCTCTCGCTCAGAGTCCCACTCCGCTCCTCTAAGGGGCATGGCCCTCCTGGACTGTGGCTTCAGGCAGCAGGCCCCACCCCCAGGGCGGGAGCTGGGGCTTGAGTGGCGGCTGCAGCACAGAGGAAGTGGGAGGAAAGTGCTGGAGATTAGGGCGGGGCAgacggagacagaggaggggcCAGCAG TACACGTGGAGAGGGAGGGTTCGAGCGTGGATGCCGCCCTGCTGGTGGGGCAGGGTAATGCGTCTCTGACTCTGGCCAGACTGAAGGTATCTGACGAGGGGACCTACATCTGCACCGTCAGCACTGGACTGTACCAGGCCCAGCAGGTCATACAGCTACACGTCACAC AACCTcctcatgtttctctctctgaggaGAAGCTGGTATTTTGGGATGAGTTGCCCCAGAAACTGAGCTGCCACTGCAAGAACTACTACCCTCTGGATGTCCAG atGGAGTGGTTCTCCGTCTCCTCTACAGACTCAGAGCCTAGCGTCCTATCAGACCAGGTGTCTCTCTCCAGCCATCGGCAGCACAGCGACAGGACCATGTCCATCTCCTCCCACCTCACCCTTCACCCCTCCACCTTCCCCCCTGGAACCACGGTCACCTGCAGAGTGACCCACCCGGCCCTGGACACACCCCTCTCCCTCAGCCTGACAGTAGAGACACCTGAGCCAG ATTCCTACTGGATGGTCCTGGGTTTTCTGGTTATCACCATTCTGTTCTTCTACCAAGTGATGAAATAG
- the LOC110509646 gene encoding vesicle-associated membrane protein 1 — protein MSAPDAAPPAGPPGAPGAPGADGAPGGGPPPPPPNTSSNRRLQQTQAQVEEVVDIMRVNVDKVLERDQKLSELDDRADALQAGASQFESCAAKLKSKYWWKNAKMMIIMGIIGVLVVGVLFLYFFY, from the exons AT GTCTGCCCCAGATGCTGCTCCCCCAGCTGGACCTCCCGGAGCCCCAGGGGCCCCAGGAGCAGACGGAGCCCCAGGTGGAgggcccccaccccctcctcccaaCACCTCCAGCAACCGCAGGCTACAACAGACACAAGCCCAAGTGGAGGAG gtggTGGATATTATGCGGGTGAATGTGGACAAGGTTCTGGAGAGGGACCAGAAGCTGTCGGAGCTGGATGACAGAGCGGATGCTCTCCAGGCCGGGGCCTCCCAGTTCGAGAGCTGTGCAGCCAAACTCAAGAGCAAATACTGGTGGAAAAACGCAAAG ATGATGATCATTATGGGTATCATTGGAGTTCTTGTGGTCGGAGTCCTTTTCT TGTACTTCTTCTATTGA
- the LOC110509663 gene encoding LOW QUALITY PROTEIN: 39S ribosomal protein L51, mitochondrial (The sequence of the model RefSeq protein was modified relative to this genomic sequence to represent the inferred CDS: inserted 2 bases in 1 codon): protein MSCPVHMNAIPELKXRWTEKRSMFGVYDNIGILGDFKAHPKDLIVWPVCVKGFRGNELQCLTRKKIVGNRMMTQDKHDMEKRIRFLYRHFNRFGKHR, encoded by the exons ATGAGCTGTCCAGTCCATATGAATGCCATTCCTGAGCTGAA AAGGTGGACTGAGAAGAGGAGCATGTTTGGGGTTTATGACAACATAGGAATTTTGG GTGACTTCAAAGCCCACCCTAAGGACCTGATCGTCTGGCCGGTCTGTGTGAAGGGTTTCCGTGGCAACGAGCTGCAGTGTCTGACGAGGAAGAAGATTGTGGGGAACAGGATGATGACACAGGACAAACACGACATGGAGAAGAGGATCCGCTTCCTCTATCGACACTTCAACCGCTTTGGGAAACATCGCTGA
- the lag-3 gene encoding lymphocyte activation gene 3 precursor translates to MWQFLLLLGTSLLVTGGRCQCLSEYTEMFAEAGSQAVLPCVCRPPSTSAAVVLWSKDLEGTVWRKGKSGLEHWGIGAAQRVRCPHSEVGSGDYSLYIKEVREEDSGNYTCMVQDGEKILSKRILLRVIKVSISPPAPVEGNKMTITCSVTPWPQEATVSWMLNKKRVYPESADYVLSKNQASVLESKASAGMMGNWSCVVHKGRKQGKATTALTVRGIVNPSSASAKVYAEVGSAVTLPCVFSTGLTPSDTAWERLDTSGSVLPLPPSFNLSSLLSLPPWDRSVGVGQVGQGDGGRYRCSGTVEGQRVAREMQLVTAQVLSNSPSTQKAPVSLTCHLSDASEVTEYEWVRVTYDLNGTQSESSVQKGRVLGINKVSDRNSGEWACRFHGKEGALGSVTYHLHLMSGLMGDNETGSSSNVAMVAGLGFFLLVLLLVLVQMYRNYRRRKLILQYPALETIVHTIANEREDRERNRVKEDEISK, encoded by the exons ATGTGGCAGTTTCTCCTCCTCTTGggaacatccctgttagtgacag GGGGTCggtgtcagtgtctgtctgagtATACTGAGATGTTCGCAGAGGCAGGGTCCCAGGCAGTGTTACCCTGCGTGTGtcgccctccctccacctctgcAGCCGTCGTCCTCTGGAGCAAGGACCTTGAGGG gaCAGTATGGAGAAAGGGAAAGAGTGGACTGGAGCACTGGGGAATAGGAGCTGCCCAGCGTGTTCGATGCCCCCATTCAGAGGTTGGATCTGGTGACTACAGCCTGTACATAaaggaggtgagggaggaggaCAGCGGGAATTACACCTGCATGGTGCAGGACGGCGAGAAAATCCTCTCTAAGAGGATCCTCCTCAgggtcatcaaag TATCCATCTCCCCACCTGCTCCAGTGGAGGGCAACAAAATGACGATCACTTGCAGTGTCACTCCATGGCCACAGGAGGCGACAGTGAGCTGGATGCTCAACAAGAAGCGAGTTTACCCTGAGAGTGCAGATTACGTCCTTTCAAAGAACCAGGCGAGTGTTTTGGAGAGCAAGGCATCTGCAGGCATGATGGGTAACTGGAGCTGTGTAGTGCATAAAGGGAGGAAACAGGGGAAGGCCACCACGGCCCTGACAGTGAGAG GTATCGTTAACCCCTCCAGTGCCAGTGCCAAGGTGTATGCTGAGGTGGGGTCTGCTGTCACCCTCCCCTGTGTGTTCTCCACTGGACTCACCCCATCAGACACAGCCTGGGAGAGACTGGACACCTCTGGCTCTGTTCTCCCACTCCCACCCTCCTTCAACCTGTCCTCCctgctatccctccctccatgggACAGGTCTGTGGGTGTGGGGCAAGTGGGGCAGGGTGACGGGGGCAGGTACAGGTGCTCAGGGACAGTGGAGGGGCAACGGGTAGCAAGGGAGATGCAGCTGGTGACTGCCCAAG TGCTCAGCAACTCACCGTCTACCCAGAAGGCCCCAGTCTCACTGACCTGTCACCTCAGCGATGCCAGCGAGGTCACTGAATACGAGTGGGTACGAGTGACCTATGACCTCAATGGCACCCAATCAGAGAGCTCCGTCCAGAAAGGAAGGGTCCTGGGAATCAACAAAGTGTCAGACAGGAACTCTGGCGAATGGGCTTGTCGATTCCACGGGAAAGAAGGAGCTCTGGGGAGCGTGACATACCACCTACATCTGATGA GTGGTCTGATGGGAGATAATGAGACAGGTTCTTCCAGTAATGTTGCCATGGTAGCCGGCCTGGGTTTCTTCCTCTTGGTGCTGCTGTTGGTCTTGGTGCAGATGTACAGGAACTATCGGAGG CGCAAGCTGATCCTGCAGTACCCTGCCCTGGAGACCATTGTTCACACCATTGCtaatgagagagaggacagagagaggaacagagtgaaAGAAGATGAGATCTCCAAATAG